The Acidobacteriota bacterium genome includes the window TGGTCTTCGTCGACGTCACCGCGGACTGGTGCGCGACCTGCAAGGTGAACGAGCGGCTCGTGCTCGAGACCGACGAGACGGCCGAACTCTTCGAGCGCTACCAGGTGGTCGCGATGAAGGCCGACTGGACCAACCGGAACGACGACATCGCCCGCTACCTGGCGAGCTTCGGACGCTACGGCATTCCGTTCTACGCGCTGTACCGACCGAACCAGGAGCCCCACGTGTTCAGCGAACTCCTGCGCGGCCGCCGCCTGGAAGAGGCGATCCGCGACTCGGTCGGCGAACCCGTCGGCGCGGGGTCCTAGCCAGGGGCGTTCAGGCCGCCGGCCTGGGCGACGCCACCAGTACGTCCCCCACATCCTCCTCTCCGAGCAGGAACACCTGGTCCAGCCGGCGCACGGCGGCGCCGGAATCGAAGTCCATGCACAGGTCCGCGCCGTCCAGCATTCCAGGTTCACCCTGTCCGACTTCGTCGCGCAACAGAACCACCCAGCGATCCGCGACCCGAACCAGATCGCCCGGCGCTGGCGACCCCTCCCCCTGGGCACGCCAGCCCGCGCTGCCGTCCAGGGCCAGGAGGACCCAGTTCAGCTCGTCCCAGCCCACCCCGCCGGCATCGAGCACTTCGCGCAGCAGGGTCAACCGGCTGAAGGCGAGCCGGTCGTCGTGGAGTTGCTGCAGGCGCCCGAGTGCCGCCGCATCCCACTCGCCCCCGCCCCGCACGATGCCCGGCAGGCCGAAGACCGCCGACGGCGAACGGAGTGCGCCGGGCAGGCGCGCCTCGACCCGGGTCGCCTCGGGAAGCGCCGCCGATTTCACTCTCTGATCCGGCACCAGGGCGTCCTCGTCCAGAGCCGTCTCGACCCACACCTGGTACCTGAGGGTTCCGAAGTTCCGCTCGATGTCGGGACTGTCGTCCTCCAGCCAACTGTCGAAGTAGGCCTCAAGCGTGCCGTCCAGCGACCAACTGCTGCCCCACTCGTCACGGAAGAACTGCTCGTAGCGGAATCTCTCCAGTTCGGCGCCGCTCTCGAATTCGCGTACGGGCACGCCGTTCTCGACGCTGAACCAGAGCAGCCTGACGCGGCCCAGAACATCGAGGTCCTCGACGGGAAGAGCGTCGAACTGCGCGCCGTCGATCAGAACGCGCGGAGTCGGGCTGTAGTACACCCGTTCTCCGTCACCGTCTCCGCCGCCGCGCTCCGCTTCGACCACCGCGTGCAGCCGGAAGTCCTGGCCGGCGGCGAGTTCGACCGTGCCCGTCCTTGCGGTGCCCTCCTCACCGACTTCCACGCCGACCCAGGCCCGGACCATCTTCGGCGCTCTCGCCTGCTGGGCCCTCGGCGCCAGCCACAGAACCACAGCCGCGACGCCGACGATGGCAGCCATGATCGCGAACAGCAGGAGGTTCCGGCGCATGCCGAGATCCTACTCCCGGCTGGGCAGCACCGACCGGAACGTGAGACGGTGAAGTGGCGTCGGACCGAGCTCCCTGAGCGCGGCGCGGTGATGCTTTGAGGCATAGCCCTTGTGGCTGGCGAACCCGAAGCCCGGATACTCGCGGTCGTACGCAGTCATCAGCCGGTCCCGGTCCGTCTTGGCGATGATCGAAGCGCAGGCGACGGCGAAGCTGAGCGAGTCGGCCCGCACCAGCGGCAGCGTCGGCACTTCGGCGCCGCGAACGTTCACCGCGTCGAGCCGCACCGCATCGACGACGGCGACGGCGGGACGAACCTCGAGCGACACCAACGCCGTCCGCATCGCCCACCGGGTCGCCTCGAGCACGTTGATCCGGTCGATCAACGCGGCGTCGCCGATCGCAACCGACCACGCCGCCGCCCGCTGCTTGATCACCTCGGCCAGTCGTCGCCGCCGCGAAGCGGACAGCCGCTTGCTGTCGTCAACGCCGGGAATCAGGCAGTCCGGCGAGACGACCACCGCCGCGGCGACGACCGGTCCCGCGAGACAACCTCGACCCGCCTCGTCGACGCCGGCGACGAGTCCGTAGCCCGCCGTGGCCAACTGCCGCTCGAACCCGCGCATCAGGCGCAGGCGGTATGCCTCGACGAGCAGGCCGGCGACGGTCAGCGCTTGCGCAACTCCTCGATGCGGGCGGCCCGGCCGCGCAGCTTCCGGAGATAGTAGAGCTTGGCGCGGCGCACCTTGCCCCGGCGGACGACCTCGATCCGGCCGATCACCGGCGAATGAAGCGGAAAGATCCGCTCGACCCCGATGCCGCCAGAGACCTTCCGCACGGTGAAGGTCTCCCGCGTGCCGCTGCCG containing:
- a CDS encoding ribonuclease HII encodes the protein MRGFERQLATAGYGLVAGVDEAGRGCLAGPVVAAAVVVSPDCLIPGVDDSKRLSASRRRRLAEVIKQRAAAWSVAIGDAALIDRINVLEATRWAMRTALVSLEVRPAVAVVDAVRLDAVNVRGAEVPTLPLVRADSLSFAVACASIIAKTDRDRLMTAYDREYPGFGFASHKGYASKHHRAALRELGPTPLHRLTFRSVLPSRE
- the rplS gene encoding 50S ribosomal protein L19, with translation MHDLQQVEQEYVQQGLPEFRAGDTVKVHVRVREGAKERIQIFQGVVIARRGSGTRETFTVRKVSGGIGVERIFPLHSPVIGRIEVVRRGKVRRAKLYYLRKLRGRAARIEELRKR